The DNA window cacaatttcagatttcaaggAGACCTGCAAAGTGTTAGCATACTACAAAGtgttagtaatcaaaacaatatggtactgccTCAAAAGTAGAACCCTTTGCTCCTACATTTTCATCCTTAAATTCAGTGTCTTTTTGCGAGAAAACACAGCTGCATTACTATAAACATATACACAGATGCTTCTGATTATATTTAACACTCTGATCCAAGGCTTAAGGCCAACTTATTCTTCAGCTTAGATTCAGGCCTCTTTTCCCCTAGAGGTTGGATCAATTTAGACCTCAGTTAAAGAAATGCTTTCTGAGATCTAGCCAAAgctttatcattattattcctAGATGAGTCCTCTGGGAAAAGTCAGATAATCCAGAAGGGTCAGAAGCAAACCTTGGCACATATATTCAAAAGTACAATGCAGCTGAAAGTAAGGCCTGAGTGCACACACAGTGTTCTGGATCACCACACCTCCAAGATGGACTGTGGAGAATGGAATAATCATGGCTCAGAATGGGTTTTCTATATACCCTCCTTTAGAAGCAGGGGTGTAATCACTCATTCCCAAATCAGGAGAGACCACAGTGCCCTTTCCAACTGCATATAACCAGCTTGAGAAGGTCAATACAGTCACTGTATGGGCTTCAAATAATTGCTATTCtggataactttttaaaaatatttattcttttatcttgagagagaaagagagaaggagagagagaatcccaagcaggctccaccctgtcagctcagagcctgacttgggactcgaactcacgaactgtgagatcatgacctgagctgagatcaagagtcagatgcttaatgggcTAAGCAACCCAGGTGACCCTATTCTTGATAATATTACCTTCCAACACTCACCCTCTTTCAGAAGCCTGCTAAGGAATGTGGATGCAAGCACCACTGTGATTAGTTTGGCTGCACACTTTCTCCTACTGAAATGAGAGAACAAAGAGGCTGAAACTGActccaggagagagagaacatctccCCTCTACCAGATTCTATAATCCTCGCATAACAGCTTTAGGTAAGGCATAGCTCAGATTTCTTTGTAatgtctttttcacttttctctaACCCTGTCTTGTGTTTTCTCCATATGAAAATGTGAGTTAAAATAGCTTCCTCCTAATAGACAGTGGTTACATTCTCAACTACATAACATAGCCTCCAGCATCAGAACTGGTCTAAATAAATCGTAGGTcacatgtgttttatttataaatatatcagtaaatatagttaataaaaataacagtattttaCTTGAGATGTTAGCTGAACCACATGGGCCAAGAATAAATTGTGAAATGAAAACTTCATTgtatacattattatttattcagaTTATATATACCAGATTTCCTGCCCCTGAATATGGGGCAAGAgatggacatttttctttttttattaaaaaaattgtttttaatgtttatttttgagagagacagagtgcaagctggggaggggcacagagagagggaaacacagaatctgtagcagggtccaggttctgagctgtcagcacagaacctgacgtggggctcaaactcccgaacggtgagatcatgacctgagctgaagtcagatgcttaactgactgagccacccaggcacaccaggacattttttctattaaaggacatggtggggggggggatgtcatTTATAGACTATAAACACATTCCCTTTAAGAGGGAATAGTTTAAAACAATTCACATACCTATTTAAAAATGAGAGGGAAATATTGTAAAGGCCatctaataaaaacatttaaagataggGACAAttagagactgagagagaagacagcaagaaacagtatacacacacaatacacacatcCTTACAGCATGATTATTACTTAGCAACAATAAGAAAGCTCACAACACAAAACAGAGTGGATGAGAGAGACCTAAAGAAAGATGATTCAAATAGGGTTGTCTTAAGATGGCTCCGGTCATGGATGTCCTCCTGTTTACTTGGACTGATGGTGCATCCTCATAACAAACTAAATCTTTGttgtcttgcttttgtttttagccaACTGGAGTTTTCTAGTATTtgcatttaacttttttcctCTGGCTATAGATAATTATTTCCCCAATTGGTTATTATTAGGCATGTTCATTGATTAAGACaacaaatgtttaataaacaCTCATACCAGATAGTGTCCTAGTTTCTGGGAATATGTTGGTGAGCTAAGTAATGTCCTCCTCCTGATTTTTACCAGAAATCTGGAATCGAGTAACAAATTAAGACATGTGAATATtggcagagcagagagaaggactGAGATAGGGACGTTCCAGGCCTTGATATGGGCCACACATAGCATAATCAAGTATCAGTATGGCTGGAGTGGGGCTAATAGGAGGAAAAGTGGTAGGAAATTAGGACATGGAGGAAGGCCTTACTGGTCTTCTTAGCCATGGAAAGGAATTGGGAGGTATGTTAACTGTGTTTAAAAGATTGAGAGCAAGTAGTTGACAtgatcaggtttttaaaaaactgtcatCTAGCTATTATGTGGCTAACAGTCTTGgcatataaaaatggaaacaagcaATTTAAGAGGTTCTTGTAAGTAGTCAAAATGAGAATTCCGTGGTAGGGTGCACCAGGGTGAAAGCTGATAAGAATGCTAAAAATTGTGCACATTCTGAATGTTTTGAATATGAGGCCTAGAGTATTTGCTGATGGTTTTGGATGTAGAGTAGTGAGAGGGATAGAAGTGATGTGGCCAAAGTGTATGGCCCGGGCAACTGAGTGAATGGAGGTGCCATGTAGTGAtatggcagagaaagaaggattgGCTAGTCTGAGGGGAGAATAATCAAAAAACAGTTCAGTCATAGGCATGTTACATTAGATATCAAATGGAGATGTTAAGTAAGAAATTGGGTAGAAAAATCCAGGTTGCAGAAGAGATTTCATAGCTAGGGAGAGAAAAATCTGGCTTTATCTCACATAGTTTTTATATCAAGGGGCTAGTGTCAGGTCACTTACAGAAAGAGTATAgttggagaaggaaaaatatcaagGATTATGTCCTGAAAAAAACATATACAGGTCAGGTCAATCAGGAGGAACTCTGACATAGAAGCCTGAAATAATATATaaggagaaatgaaaccaaacagtCTATGCACAGATCTCGAATTGTTGTTTAAATCTCAGAATGCTTTCAGTGACATAacactataattatttttagtttaccTGGCAAAATGTATATAGACTGTCACTGTGAGGTACTTTCCCTGCATGTGATAAATTTCAGCTGAGGACTGAAGCTTGTGTATTCTAGTTAGGGAAAATCTCtgttaaaaaagaatcattagTCTTTAGTCTGAACCTCATTCATTCATaccaatttcatttaaaatgttattcaagGTGAGAATATAAGAAACTTACTCCTCTTcagcaacaattttttaaatgcaaagagAACCAAGTTAAAAATGAGGAGTACTTTGAAGAATTTTGCATATGTCACTAAATATGGAGAGAAAATTTGCTGTAAGCCATCATTGATTAAAAGTTGAGGTTGCTGGgacacctacgtggctcagtccgTACAGCATcagactgttggtttcagctcaggtcatcatctcacagttgtgagatcgagtcccgcgtcaggctccatgctgggcatggaggctgcctgggattctttctttctctctgtgtccctcccctactcttgcctgtgctctctctctctctcaaaataaataactgcttTTAAGTTGATGTTTCTGACCTAGGTTGAAGCCTCTCAATGACAAGAAAGCATCTAATTAATTTTATATAGTGCTAAGGACACTAAACAAAGGCAGGTGTTTAATGGCCCACGATGGGCATGGTGATCATGATGGTAAAGCTGTAATAAGCATCCACATCTCCAAGTGCCTTATTCCTCCCAATATCACTAGGTCAAAGAATGCTGAAAATGTTTAACCTAAACTGTGCTAATTGAATTGTAAAGAAAATCAGAGACTACCTTAATGAGAAAACTTCTGCAAAGTCATCTGTAACATGGTAATGTCTTGTTATTGCAGTTTGAGGGAGAGAAACATGAAAATCCCAGCTGAAAACAACCACTCTGACCCTGTCAGTGAATTCATTCTTCTTGGCTTCCCTTGCACCTGGGAGGTCCAGATCCTCCTCTTCTCAATCTTCTTTGTGATCTATGTCCTGACATTAATGGGAAATCTGTGTATCATCTGTGCAGTGTGGTGGAATGACCATCTCCACACTCCCATGTACATCCTACTGGCCAATTTTTCCTTCCTGGAGATCTGGTATGTCACTTCTACTGTCCCTAATATGCTGGCCAACTTTCTCTCCGAGACCAATTCCATCTCCTTCTATGGCTGCTTCATCCAGTTCTACTTCTTCTTCTCCATGGGCACCACTGAGACCTTCTTCTTGTCTGCCATGGCCTTTGACAGGTACCTTGCTATCTGCAGGCCCCTGCATTACCCCGCTGTCATGACAGTTCAGCGCTGCATCAGAATAGGAGCTGGGTGCTGGGTGTGTGGcttctcttgttttctcctcCCAGTTTACCTCATCTCCCAGCTTCCTTTTTGTGGTCCCAATACAATTGATCATTTTTTATGTGATCCAGGACCCCTTATGAATCTGTCTTGTGTGGCAGCTCCTGCCACTGAGATCATCTGTGCCATCTTTAACTCAGTCCTCATTTTCTCCACCTTCCTCTTCATTACCAGCTCCTACACCTTGGTGATCAGAGCTGTGCTGAGGGTCCCCTCAGCAGAAGGTCGGCATAAGGCCTTCTCCACGTGTGGCTCCCATCTGGCTGTGGTGTCCCTGTTCTATGGCTCCATCATGGTGATGTATGTGAGTCCAACAGCAGGCAATCCAGCAGGGATTCAGAAAattgtgactttattttattctgtgatGACTCCACTTTTCAATCCCTTGATCTATAGCCTCCGGAATAAGGAGATGAAGCAGGCCCTGAGAAAACTATTTAGGATTATGAGACTTGGTCAAAGACAGCCTCTCAAGAACTAGAATCCATATATGTGTTGGACATATAGTGATATAAAATTATAGGAGGTTAATGGTCTTATGcaaatttgagagacagatatGTTTCCCATATCCCAgggaatatttttagaaatacatttcaatgaagcaaatagaaaacaagatcttacaagACCTTGCATAAATCATTTGTACTAGGCTATAATGTATTAATATTCCTGTGCACCTTGCATGCAAACAGGAAAATGTGAGACATTTTCAGGCCTTTTTGCAGAAAAATCATATATAACCCAGGTGTCAACAGATCAGTTTCTATCTTTTGCAGATATAGGTAAATTTGTCCCTGACCCCCAGATTCACAATGCTCAGGTGTCTAAAGCACCCATCACTctctccctacacacacacacacacacacacacacacacacacacacacaccatcaaaCATGCTCGtgtgtgtttttctcttccaATCCCTGAATCTACATCCTGTCTTATTTTGATCACACCAGTCTGGATGTGAGACTCATCTCCTTCAACATTTTATCCAAAACCAAAGTAATTCCATTTTTGTGTGGGTTTATTAACCTGACTACCAGCTGGGGTTAGGGAGAGTCATAGGAAAGGCCACCGTGCTGAACACCCAGTCAGTTTCTCATATTATACCTGGTctgcctcttcttcttccttcctcatcctcttcccACCACCCACCAGAATGACCAGAACATCCTTCCCTTTCTTATTCAGAATAACTGTCTTCCATATGTAGGTCCTTGGCAGTTTCGGACTCTTCAAAAAATTTCTCCTCAGCAAACTTAATTCTTAAATAGGACTTTGTGAaaatagtgggtttttttccaaatgtttacttttttgggTTGTTTTAGGGTCCTTATAACTCATTATTTTCCTTATCTTAGTACCACCCAGTACCACTCAgtacaaaagaatatatgtacTGAAACAGGGTGAGACCTGGAAAAAAGACTACCTGTAAGAAACttaatcagaaaataattcatattttaaatgcttcatGATTTTAAAGAGGTTTTTCTCCCTATATGTACTAGAATTAATACAAACCATGCAAAGAGAATAGTGCATATGAGTCTAAGGCTAGAAATAAGATAGTATGActacttttcaataaatggtgttgagaaaactggatacctacaagcaaaagaatgaaactggaccactttcttacatcatacacaaaaataaactcaaaatttacTAAACTCCTagatgtgagacctaaaaccataaaactcctagaagataacatggGCAGTAATTTTTttacatcagccttagcaacatttttccagatatatctccaaaggcaagggaaacaaaagcaaaaataaactattgggccCATACCAAAattaaagacaacaacaacaacaacttatgcacagcataggaaaccattagcaaaggaaaaaggcaacttagtgaatgggagaagatatttgctaatgatgcatccaataaagggttaatacccaaaatacataaagaacttatacaactcaacaccaaacaaaatctgattaaaaaattggTAGAGGATCtaaatagttttccaaagaagacatacagatgtccaataaacacatgaaaagatgctcaatatcactcatcatcacagaaatgcaaatcaaaattacgaGATAGCAGTTTACACATGTCAAAATGGCTAgcatgaaaaagacaagaaataacaagtgttggtgaagatgtgggaaAAAGAGAACACTTGTGCACCATTGGCTGGAATgtaattggtatagccactgtgaaaagcagtatggaggttcctcaaaaaatttaaaatattaataccaCAGTCCAGCACTTCCACTTGTCAGAGGAAAAAGGTAAGGGGAAatgcaaaatgggtaaaggaaagTGGGAGATGCAGgtttccaattatggaatgaggAAGTCTTTGGAATAAAAGctacagcatagggaacatagcCAATAGTACTGCAATAGCAATGTATGCTAATTgttggtagctacacttgtggtgagcatagcataatgtatagtcattgaatcactgtgttgtacacctgaaactaatgtaacattgtcaactatacttcaataaaaaaataaatttaaaaaacttttataaagacatgcaaaaaaaatgctGTGGAATGATTAAGAATAAACTAGAAATAGGAGAtatgaggaaataaaacaatgtacTACTAACAGTTTGATTTAGAGGCACTAGTAAtgccattaataattttttttcacatttaccatttttcttttcattttattttctaaaatagtaatttaggggctcctggttggctcagttggttgggcggccaacttcagctcaggtcatgatctcgcagtccgtgagttcgagccctgcgtcgggctctgtgctgaagttcagagcctggagcctgcttcagattctgtgtgtctctctctctgaccctcccccattcatgctctgtctctatctcaaaaataaataaacattaaaaagaaatttttaaatagtcatttaaaatgtatataattttctgGCAGGGTGTAAATGATGAGTAACAAGTCAAAGAGCAAATGTCCTACAGTGGTCTGCaacttaaaatgataaaaatctttATATAAGTGCAAAAGCTATTAAAGGTGCTATTTCTGAGACGAGAGTGCACTAGAAGAAATATTCTGGAACAGATTTAGGCAGGCAACTCTCAGATCTTCAAAGTTGTCTCCCTAAAACAGTTATCTTCCCGGGGTTCTAACTATCGGCCCTGTGTATGGAAAAGTGA is part of the Neofelis nebulosa isolate mNeoNeb1 chromosome 7, mNeoNeb1.pri, whole genome shotgun sequence genome and encodes:
- the LOC131517944 gene encoding olfactory receptor 11H6-like; the protein is MKIPAENNHSDPVSEFILLGFPCTWEVQILLFSIFFVIYVLTLMGNLCIICAVWWNDHLHTPMYILLANFSFLEIWYVTSTVPNMLANFLSETNSISFYGCFIQFYFFFSMGTTETFFLSAMAFDRYLAICRPLHYPAVMTVQRCIRIGAGCWVCGFSCFLLPVYLISQLPFCGPNTIDHFLCDPGPLMNLSCVAAPATEIICAIFNSVLIFSTFLFITSSYTLVIRAVLRVPSAEGRHKAFSTCGSHLAVVSLFYGSIMVMYVSPTAGNPAGIQKIVTLFYSVMTPLFNPLIYSLRNKEMKQALRKLFRIMRLGQRQPLKN